From the Vicinamibacterales bacterium genome, the window GCCGTCTCGCCGATCAAGACGTCGCCGAATCGACACGATGCCGCCGTCTGCAGCCTCGCCGCCACCTTCGCATCAGCCGTACCGACGCGGCTGTTCCGCAGCATCGCCAGTCGGAGCCGATACGCGCCAGGCGGGACGGTGACGACATCCGCGAACGCGAGCGTCCCTGAGGCGGTTTGGCGAAGTTCCAGGCGTCGCAGCGCGTGTGCGCGGCGCTGACCCCGCTCGTCATCGAGCGCGAAGGCCACGGATGCCAGTCTGGATCCGGTCGCCTGCGACGCGTCCAGTTCCGCGAGGATGAGCAGACGAACGGCCGCGGAATCGTCGGCAGGCAGCGTGAACGCCGCAATCCTGATTGGCACGTCTCGCGGCGGCATGCGGGACGTCAGCGCGGCATCCAACTCGGTGGTGTCGTCGACGAGGACGATCCGTGGCGGTTGCTGAGTGGCGGCTTGCGACTGCGGCGGCGGGACGGCCGACAAGCAGGCAATCCACAGGAACGGCAGCATCATGGCGAGACCCTCACGGTCGGCTGGGCATCCGACGGTAGCCCTGTCGGGCGCGGACGCTGTAGCGGCCGTCACCCACCTCGACGCGAATCTGGTGCCACCTGCCGTCTCGAGATGAGGACGGCGGCGCGTAGGTGAGGAGGTACTGACTCGACAGTTCGTCGACGATCGTGTCGAACGTCTCCTGCAGCTCCGCCATATCGCGCGGGAAGAAGGCGCGACCGCCGCTGTGCCCGGCCAGCCATTCGCAGAGACTCCTCAGACCCGGTGCATCCGTCGCTCGGCCTTGGCCGATCATGAACAGCACGGCGTCGCTCCCCTCGGCCCGGCGCTGCACGGCGTCGCGCGCCACACGGCTCGATGTGTCCTCGCCGTCGGAAAACACCACGAGCCCTCGTCGTCCCGCCTCGGTGCCGAGCAGATCGAACGATCGGATGAGGGTCTCGTGCAGGGCGGTCATCCCCCACGGCGCGAGGCGATCGACGGCTTTCAGGCGCGCGGCCAGGCCCGCGGTAGGACGTGAGAGTACGAAGAAGTTCTCGTTGAACGCCGCCAGGGTCACGCGATCGGTTGGCTTCAATGCCGACAGAAAGCGTTTCACGTTCGCCTTCACACCTTCGGCGGCGTCGGTCATGCTGCCGCTGACATCCACCGCCACCGCAAGCTCGAGCGGGATGTTCTCCGCGCCGAAATGACTGATCGGCTGCGCCACGTTGTCCTCGAATACGCGAAACCCCTCACGCGTGAGGCCCCGGACGAACCGGCCACCATCGAGCACCGTGACGGTGACATGGACCATGTCCACGTCCACGGCCTCGACGTATTCGCTGCCCTTCGAGCGAATGCTCGATGTCAGACGCAGGCCGCCCGACAGCGTCGCCACGACCCGGAACAGGTGCTCGCGGACCGAGGTCCCGGCGTTCCACTCGCACTGGAAGGGCGGTTCTTCAACCGTGCAGACTTGCCGGCCATCGACGAAGAAGGTCATCCGGCCGACGACCTGGGATGGAGGTTCCACCGCGGCGCGCACGATCACGCTGCCGCTGACGTACGTCCCCACCCCGGGCGCCAGGATGCGCAGAACCGGGGCGGGGGCCTGCCCGGCGCCGAGCGATGTCATCAATAGCGCGGTGACTGCCAGCGCTGCGAGAAGTGGCCTCATGACGGTTGAGTGGGCCGGCCTCGACTACCGGACGTCGGCGATCATCAGAAGGTAGAGCTTCTGATTCTTCTTTTGGAGATAGACGATCTGCAAGCCGTCCTGCGACCAGGCGGGCAGCGTGGCGTTGACCGTTCCGCCGACCGGGGCTTTGTGTCCCTCACGATCGAGCAACGCCAGACGCCCGTCCGCATCGACGTACGCGAGGACACCCATGGGCGCCGGAGCCCAGCCAAACCGGACGCCGGGCAGAGGTGCCTCGTTGACCCACTCGCCGACGACGTGGCCCTTCAAGCGCATCGTGATGACGTCGGACGTCGTGGTGTTGTTGGAAGCCATGATGGCTGTAGCCTGGGACATGCTTTCTCCCCCGGCTCCACCCGCCGCGGCCGATCCCATCCCCGCCAGTTCGCCGCCCGACGATGTGTTGGTGAGCTTGGCGTTCGTCTTTCGCTGTTCCACGTCGATCTTCAGGGCCGGATCCCCGGGGGCGACGACGGCAGACTTCCAGACCCAGTAGGTGGCGGCCCACTCGGGCGTCCCATCGGTCTGACCGATGGAGAGGGTGGGCGACGTGGAGATCTGGTAGTGCCGGACCTTGTCCTTTCCCTGCGCCACACGCAGGTAGATCGCGCCGTCGCTGCGCCAGGCCAGGCCGATTGGATCGCCCTGAGCTTTCGTCGTATCGAGTTCGGCGAGAATTCTCGGCGCGCTCACTGTGAGGAGCCGCACGTCGGCCACCGCCGACTTCTGAGCAGTGGATGCCTGGCTGAACAGGATGGCGAGTGCGATGGCGAGCATGTTGGTCCTCGGACCCCGGCTCGAAGCCGGTCGTGACAGGGCGCCGCGAGTGTGCCACATCGAGGGACGCCCGGCAAATCGAAATGTCACCACGAACCGCGATCGACCCGCAGCCGCCGAGCGCCCCCCCCACTGCGTGCGGGCCGGCGCAGGACGCCCGAAAGGGACTTGACTCTATAATTCGATTGTTGTAGAAATATAGATATGACAAGCACCGACGTCGATCAGATTGCCCGATACGCCGACATGATGTCGGCCATGGGAACCGAGCCGCGCCTGCGAATCATGCGGCTGCTGCTCTCCGCCCATCCCGTCGGGATGGTGGTCGGTGAAATCCAGGACGAGCTGGCCATCGCCGGCTCGACGCTGTCGCATCACCTCGACAAGTTGAAGAACGAGGATCTGGTCCGCGTGCAGCGCGAGGGCACGTTCCTCAGGTATTCGGCCAACGCGGACGCGCTGAAGGAACTGCTCGCGTTCCTCTATGCCGAGTGCTGCTCCCGGAACAAGGCGGTCGCCCCGGAGTCGATTACCCGGCTCTGCAAGCGGTGCTGACGGACGGCGTCGTGAACCACGCGCGGAAGAACACGGTCACATTCGGGAAGGAGCGTTACATGTCGGACATCAAGGATGTTGTGAAGGAGCGATACGGAAAAGCGGCCCTCCGCGTGACGGCCGGCCAGGGCGACGCGAGCTGCGGCTGTGGTTCCAGTTGCTGCTCGTCCGTGCCGGGCGCGGTTGACCCGATCACGGTGAACCTCTACGACCAGAAGCAGACCGAGGGCCTCCCGGCCGAGGCGGTGCTGGCGTCGCTTGGCTGCGGTAATCCTACCGCGCTCGCCAGGCTGAATCCCGGCGAGGTCGTGCTCGACCTTGGCTCCGGCGGCGGGATCGACGTGCTGCTCTCCGCCAAGAGGGTCGGATCGGCCGGCAAGGCCTACGGCCTCGACATGACCGACGAAATGCTCGCGCTCGCTCGCGAGAACCAGAAGAAGGCGGGCATCGACAACGTCGAGTTCCTGAAAGGCGAAATCGAGAACATCCCGCTGCCGGACAACAGCGTGGACGTCATCATCTCGAACTGTGTCATCAACCTGTCGGCCGACAAGGATCGCGTGCTGGCCGAGGCGTTCCGCGTGCTGAGGCCAGGCGGCCGCGTCGCGGTCTCCGACATCGTCGTGCGCGGCGAGATCCCGGCGGAGATTCGCCGGGACGTCGAACTGTGGGTCGGATGCCTGTCCGGCGCCCTGGACGAATCCGACTACGTCGCCCGGCTGACGCGGGCCGGATTCGAGGACGTCTCGATCGAACCCACCCGCGTCTACAAGGTGGGCGACGCCAGGGAGTTCCTGTCCGGCCACGGGTTCGACGTGGACGCGCTCGCTCCGTTGGTGGACGGCCGTTTCTTCAGTGGCTTCATCCGCGGGCGAAAGCCGGCAGAGGTTCCGAAGCCCGCGTAGCGGCGTGCGGCCCCACGCATCCCGAGACGAGGACGTGAAGCGGAGGACGTTGCAGGCGGCAGAACGGGTATCCTGCTCGAAGGCTGCCCGTTCCACGCCATCTTCTAGACAATTCCCGCAACTATGGTATTGTCGTCTGCAACCCCACGACAGGCCGGTGAAGAGGGTCGGCCTGCAGCTTCCACCGAGGTGCACATGCCGCGCTCGCAACGCGATGTCTCGCTTGGTGTCACCGATGAGCGGTTCCCGGAAGGACTCCACCTCTGTCACATCTTCAACGATGATGAGGAGCGGGGGCGAACGATCGCGCGCTACTTCCAGCAGGGACTGAAGGAGGGCGAGCGGGCGCTGTGCCTCATGGACTCGATTTCGCCCGTCGAGGTCCGCGCCCACCTCGCAGAACTCGGCATCGACGTGTCCGCGCTCGACCGCCAGTTCTCGATCGCGGACTCCCAGCAGATGTACTGCCCGACCGGCACCTTCTTTCCCGATCAACTGCTCGACAACTTCGGCGCCTTCTGTCGCCAGGCGCACGACGAGGGGTTCTCGGGAACGCGGATCAGCGGCGACATGGGTTGGGCGCTTCGGACCGGGACGCGAGTCGAGGAACTGCTGGTCTACGAAGCCAAGGTGAAGACCTACCTGGAGACCTGTCCGGCAACGGCAGTCTGCGAGTACGACGCGCGCAAGTTCGACGGGTCGGTCATCCTCGACGTCCTGAGTGTGCACCCGGCCATGATCGTTCGCGGCCAGATCGTCAAGAACCCGTACTACGTCGAACCAGCCGACTACCTGGCACGGTATCGTGCGAGACACACGCCTTCCGCCTGATCTGGGCGCCGACGCGGAGATTCTGGGCCGGCTGCTCCTCGTGCAGACCACGCTGCACGTGATGCCGAAGCTGGACGGCATGGGCGAGTTCCTGTGCCAGGGTCTCTGTGACGTTCCGGGTGTTCGTGGGGCCGCCGTCTGCATCGGCGGGCGAATGGTCGGCCGCTCTGAAACGGTGCCGGAGTGTGAGCATCTTGCGAGCGCCGGTTCCTGCGATGCGCTCGTCGGGCAGACCTCGGACTCACCCTGTCGATCGTGTCCTCTCGCCGGACTTCCGGGCGTTATCCGCCTGCCATTCACCACCATCATTGCGTCGTACGGCTGGCTCGTGGTCTTCATCGATGATGCCGGCCGGTTCGCTCCGTACGCGCCTCACGTGCAGAACCTGGTCAGCCTTTTCGCGACGATCGTCGAGAATCGGCACCAGCACGGACAACTTGTCGAAGGGCGCCGCCTTCTCGAGCAGAAGGTCCAGGAGCGTACGCTGGAGCTGATCCGCGTGAACGAGGACCTCGCGCAATCGAGGAAACTCGAGAGCATCGGACGCCTCGCCGGCGGGATCGCTCACGATTTCAACAACCTTCTCACGGCGATCCTCGGCTACACGGAACTCGCCGAGGATCTCGCCCCGTCCGCCGCCACCGCCGACTGCCTGCGGGAGATTCGTGGCGCCGGCGAGCGGGCCGCCGCCCTCACGAGGCAGCTCCTCGCCTTCGCCCGACGGCAGGTGGTTGCCCCCAAGCCGGTGTCGCCCAATGCGCTGATCGACGACCTCGCCGCCATGCTCCGTCGCCTGATCGGGGAGCACATCCAACTGGTCGTCCGCCTCGACCCGTGCGGCTGGCGCGTGCTTCTGGATCCGGGCCAGTTCAGCCAGTTGCTCACCAACCTCGCCGTCAATGCCCGTGACGCGATGCCACGCGGAGGCAGCCTGACGGTGCAAACGGAGGGCGTGTCCCTCGACGAGGAGGGTGCGCGCCGGCTCGGGCTCTCGGAGGCGGGGGACTATCTCGTGATGACGGTGGCGGACACCGGCAGCGGCATGGCCGATGAGGTCAAGGTCCGGGCGTTCGAACCGTTCTTCACGACCAAGGCCGTGGGCCACGGCACCGGCCTCGGCCTCTCGACCTGCTACGGCATTGTCAAGCAGAACGGGGGACACATTCGGCTGGAGAGCGAGCCCGGCCAGGGCACGGTGTTCACGATCTACCTCCCTCGCACGGGGGACGAGGACCGGCCTGTGGTCGAGTGCCGCCCGCAGGACGACCGACTGCGCGGACACGAGACGGTGCTGGTCGCCGAGGACGAGAGCGCCATTCGAAGGCTGGCTGCCGCGACGCTCCGCGCGCACGGATACCACGTGCTCGAGGCGGCGAACGGGCAGGAGGCGCTCGACGTTCTCGCGAGCCACCGCGGGCACGTGGACGTGCTCATCACCGACGTCGTGATGCCCGAGATGGGAGCGCAGGAACTGGTCGCACGACTGCAGACGCTCGGCCATCAGCCGCTCGTCCTCTTTGTCTCCGGCTACCCGGATGCCGGTGGCGGAGACACCCATGGATCCGGAGCGGCCTTCCTCGCGAAGCCATTCGTGCCGATGGCACTTCTTCGCAAGGTGCGCGACCTGCTCGCCCGCCCGCCGCAATCCTCCTGATCGGCGCGGAGGATCGCGGGGATTCTCGAGCTCAACCCGGCCGGCCCGTGCGCCGATTACCGGATGGAGGACCGCGGGGGGTGTACAGGCAGCACCCTCCCGTTGGAGCGGGGTGGGGGGGGCTGTGTCCGGAGCTGCACCAATGATGTGTCGTATTCGCTCTCGGATCGTGGCCGGGCCAACGGCCTCTTGCTCAGCCCTGGCCCTGTGGGTGCTCCTCTTCGCCCCTGGCGTGGCGATCGCCCAACCGGCTGGCGTGGCGCGGCCCGCGGCGGCCGGCGTGGGCTCGGTCCCGGAGATGTCGCTCGAAGAATGCCTGCGCGTGGCCTTCGAGAGGAATCGGCAGCGGCCGGCTTCTCGCGACTCGATTGCAGTGGCCGAAGCACAGCATCGGCAGGCGCTGGCAGCGTACTGGCCGCAGGTGACCTTCAGCGGCGGGTTTCAGCGGCTCGACCGGGCGCCGAACTTCGTATTCCCGCCGAGCGCCTTCTACCTGCCCGCCCAGTCGGTCACGATCCCCGGGGGTACGGCGCTCGTCACGGTGCCGCCGGGCGTCTTCGGCCCGGCCCCCGTGAACCTGCCGGTCAGCGTGCCCGCGCAGACGATCAACACGCCGGCTCAGGCCTACCCGGTGCCCGCGCAGGACGTCAAGTTGATGGACGAGGACTCGTG encodes:
- a CDS encoding metalloregulator ArsR/SmtB family transcription factor; translation: MTSTDVDQIARYADMMSAMGTEPRLRIMRLLLSAHPVGMVVGEIQDELAIAGSTLSHHLDKLKNEDLVRVQREGTFLRYSANADALKELLAFLYAECCSRNKAVAPESITRLCKRC
- a CDS encoding ATP-binding protein, producing the protein MRDTRLPPDLGADAEILGRLLLVQTTLHVMPKLDGMGEFLCQGLCDVPGVRGAAVCIGGRMVGRSETVPECEHLASAGSCDALVGQTSDSPCRSCPLAGLPGVIRLPFTTIIASYGWLVVFIDDAGRFAPYAPHVQNLVSLFATIVENRHQHGQLVEGRRLLEQKVQERTLELIRVNEDLAQSRKLESIGRLAGGIAHDFNNLLTAILGYTELAEDLAPSAATADCLREIRGAGERAAALTRQLLAFARRQVVAPKPVSPNALIDDLAAMLRRLIGEHIQLVVRLDPCGWRVLLDPGQFSQLLTNLAVNARDAMPRGGSLTVQTEGVSLDEEGARRLGLSEAGDYLVMTVADTGSGMADEVKVRAFEPFFTTKAVGHGTGLGLSTCYGIVKQNGGHIRLESEPGQGTVFTIYLPRTGDEDRPVVECRPQDDRLRGHETVLVAEDESAIRRLAAATLRAHGYHVLEAANGQEALDVLASHRGHVDVLITDVVMPEMGAQELVARLQTLGHQPLVLFVSGYPDAGGGDTHGSGAAFLAKPFVPMALLRKVRDLLARPPQSS
- a CDS encoding arsenite methyltransferase; translated protein: MNHARKNTVTFGKERYMSDIKDVVKERYGKAALRVTAGQGDASCGCGSSCCSSVPGAVDPITVNLYDQKQTEGLPAEAVLASLGCGNPTALARLNPGEVVLDLGSGGGIDVLLSAKRVGSAGKAYGLDMTDEMLALARENQKKAGIDNVEFLKGEIENIPLPDNSVDVIISNCVINLSADKDRVLAEAFRVLRPGGRVAVSDIVVRGEIPAEIRRDVELWVGCLSGALDESDYVARLTRAGFEDVSIEPTRVYKVGDAREFLSGHGFDVDALAPLVDGRFFSGFIRGRKPAEVPKPA
- a CDS encoding VWA domain-containing protein, with amino-acid sequence MRPLLAALAVTALLMTSLGAGQAPAPVLRILAPGVGTYVSGSVIVRAAVEPPSQVVGRMTFFVDGRQVCTVEEPPFQCEWNAGTSVREHLFRVVATLSGGLRLTSSIRSKGSEYVEAVDVDMVHVTVTVLDGGRFVRGLTREGFRVFEDNVAQPISHFGAENIPLELAVAVDVSGSMTDAAEGVKANVKRFLSALKPTDRVTLAAFNENFFVLSRPTAGLAARLKAVDRLAPWGMTALHETLIRSFDLLGTEAGRRGLVVFSDGEDTSSRVARDAVQRRAEGSDAVLFMIGQGRATDAPGLRSLCEWLAGHSGGRAFFPRDMAELQETFDTIVDELSSQYLLTYAPPSSSRDGRWHQIRVEVGDGRYSVRARQGYRRMPSRP
- a CDS encoding MEDS domain-containing protein; the encoded protein is MPRSQRDVSLGVTDERFPEGLHLCHIFNDDEERGRTIARYFQQGLKEGERALCLMDSISPVEVRAHLAELGIDVSALDRQFSIADSQQMYCPTGTFFPDQLLDNFGAFCRQAHDEGFSGTRISGDMGWALRTGTRVEELLVYEAKVKTYLETCPATAVCEYDARKFDGSVILDVLSVHPAMIVRGQIVKNPYYVEPADYLARYRARHTPSA